The following is a genomic window from Salinibacterium sp. UTAS2018.
TGGGCGTCCGGTTCGAGGCGAGAGATCTCGTCGGCCATCATGAGGGTGTCGGCCAGATCGAAGTCTTCTGCGACTGCCTCTGCTCTCGATGTCGTAGACGCCAGCTCTTCTTGAAGCCGACGAATACGGGCGCGAGCCTCGTGAGTGTCGGCAATCTTGTTCTTGGTGATGCCCACCAGCCAAGCGGAGAGACTCGAACGCTCCGGCTTGAAACTCGAGCGCCCGGTCCACGCGGAGACGAATACTTTTTGAGTGACGTCTTCCGCGTCTCCTCGATCACCGAGCGACC
Proteins encoded in this region:
- a CDS encoding RNA polymerase sigma factor, which translates into the protein MTDDEAADEARTTQAFIAGDEAALAAVYKRWSSLVFTLAVRSLGDRGDAEDVTQKVFVSAWTGRSSFKPERSSLSAWLVGITKNKIADTHEARARIRRLQEELASTTSRAEAVAEDFDLADTLMMADEISRLEPDAQAIMRLAFFDDLTHNQIADRLELPLGTVKSHIRRSLQRMRTRLEATYATR